One genomic region from Nocardia vinacea encodes:
- a CDS encoding fatty acyl-AMP ligase, with product MSRFIDDVLSNSTSDRGFSYGEPDALRRKTWAELLRHSRCAAQSLTDQGASMGSRVAILAGEPEDVVVSVLACWLLGASATMLHQPTHRTDLTVWARDTVRSLDVIDAKLVLIGTPFDSAATILAEHDVPSVSIARLGASTPLEPADVPDDTLALLQLTSGSTGTPKAVAITHANLYASGHAIARAADMDPAREIGVSWLPLFHDMGMVGFVATPLQLGVEVVCVSPTHFLRAPLVWMDLITRYRGTMTAAPNFAYEIAARRMELAPDGAFDLSSMRFALNGAEPIDATAVARFVEAGARFGLSPGAVVPAYGMAEATLAVSFSPVGLGVRTDAVRPDAIETAGYAQPTDAADARMFVTLGKPVTGVEARVLDDTGAPVRPRTVGEIFISGAAVTDGYFTENGYSSARNDHGLLPTGDLGYLTESGEIVVCGRKKDTIIVGGRNIFPTDIERAAATVAGVRRGNTVAVRLEPGEIREGFAVAVESADWNDDKHVARIQREVTRVVRDGVGATPRSVAVVAPGSIPKTPSGKVRRTNSAHLIR from the coding sequence ATGTCGCGCTTTATCGATGACGTACTGTCCAACAGCACCTCCGACCGTGGCTTCTCCTACGGCGAGCCGGATGCGCTGCGCCGCAAGACGTGGGCGGAGTTGTTGCGGCACAGTCGATGTGCCGCGCAGTCGCTGACCGACCAGGGTGCGTCCATGGGGTCGCGGGTCGCCATCCTCGCCGGTGAACCGGAGGACGTCGTGGTGTCGGTCCTGGCCTGCTGGTTGCTCGGAGCCTCGGCCACCATGCTGCATCAACCGACGCACCGAACCGATCTCACCGTCTGGGCGCGTGACACCGTCAGATCCCTCGACGTCATCGACGCCAAACTGGTGTTGATCGGAACCCCTTTCGACAGCGCGGCGACCATCCTCGCCGAGCACGATGTGCCGAGTGTGTCGATAGCGCGACTCGGCGCGTCGACACCGTTGGAGCCTGCCGATGTTCCGGATGACACCCTGGCGCTACTTCAGCTGACGTCGGGGTCCACCGGTACCCCGAAAGCCGTCGCCATCACCCACGCCAACCTGTACGCCAGCGGCCACGCCATCGCGCGGGCCGCTGATATGGATCCGGCCAGAGAGATCGGTGTGAGCTGGCTTCCGCTGTTCCACGACATGGGCATGGTCGGATTCGTGGCGACGCCGTTGCAGTTGGGGGTGGAGGTTGTGTGTGTGAGTCCGACGCATTTCCTGCGTGCACCGCTGGTATGGATGGATCTCATCACTCGATATCGCGGCACGATGACCGCCGCGCCGAACTTCGCCTACGAGATCGCGGCACGGCGAATGGAGTTGGCTCCGGACGGGGCCTTCGACCTGTCGAGTATGCGGTTCGCATTGAACGGCGCCGAACCGATCGATGCGACCGCAGTCGCGCGATTCGTCGAGGCCGGAGCACGTTTCGGCCTGTCCCCCGGTGCGGTAGTGCCCGCGTACGGTATGGCGGAGGCCACGCTCGCGGTGTCGTTCAGTCCGGTCGGTCTCGGTGTGCGAACCGACGCCGTGCGGCCTGACGCCATCGAGACGGCGGGTTACGCGCAGCCGACCGACGCTGCGGACGCCCGGATGTTTGTGACGCTCGGGAAGCCGGTGACCGGTGTCGAGGCACGGGTGCTGGACGACACCGGAGCACCTGTCAGGCCGCGCACAGTCGGCGAGATCTTCATCTCCGGTGCCGCGGTCACCGATGGTTACTTCACCGAAAACGGTTACAGCTCAGCACGAAACGACCACGGGTTGTTGCCGACCGGCGATCTCGGCTACCTCACCGAATCGGGGGAGATCGTCGTGTGTGGGCGCAAGAAGGACACCATTATCGTCGGGGGCCGCAATATTTTCCCCACCGACATCGAGCGTGCCGCCGCGACGGTGGCGGGTGTCCGACGCGGCAACACGGTCGCCGTGCGACTCGAACCCGGGGAAATCCGTGAGGGTTTCGCGGTCGCCGTCGAGTCCGCCGACTGGAACGATGACAAGCACGTCGCACGCATCCAACGCGAGGTGACCCGCGTCGTCCGCGACGGCGTGGGGGCGACACCACGCTCGGTTGCCGTTGTCGCACCGGGTTCGATCCCGAAGACTCCGTCGGGCAAGGTGCGCCGAACCAACTCCGCCCACCTGATCCGATGA
- a CDS encoding LppX_LprAFG lipoprotein, which translates to MIGRRAGIGIAMAALLLLIGGTACTADGGLPRPAQLLRNAAAAARATTSAHVTLQLSGAPLSGVSVRAMSADVVRDGDARAKGQLVVPSAFGDARLDFVEIDSTIYTRDPSGRFASAPPQQNGSANPLPTTLIDPHRGVANLLASMSSVQTEARETIGNVDAFRVTGLVAAHDIAQVVPSVTTDGKLTVWFKVGGRHEPVATRLVIGQGDPASQSVLDVTVSDVNRPVHVADPRS; encoded by the coding sequence ATGATCGGCCGACGCGCCGGTATCGGCATCGCCATGGCCGCCCTGCTGTTGCTGATCGGCGGCACCGCGTGCACCGCGGATGGCGGTCTGCCGCGGCCCGCCCAGTTGCTGCGTAACGCCGCCGCTGCGGCGCGTGCGACGACAAGCGCGCACGTCACCTTGCAACTCAGCGGCGCGCCCCTGAGCGGAGTGAGTGTGCGGGCCATGTCGGCCGACGTTGTCCGTGACGGTGACGCGCGAGCGAAAGGTCAGCTCGTGGTGCCGTCGGCATTCGGTGACGCCCGCCTCGATTTCGTCGAGATCGACTCGACCATCTACACCCGCGACCCCTCGGGGCGATTCGCGTCGGCGCCGCCACAGCAGAACGGGTCGGCAAATCCGTTGCCCACCACGCTGATCGACCCACACCGAGGAGTCGCGAACCTACTGGCATCGATGTCTTCGGTGCAGACCGAGGCCAGGGAGACCATCGGCAACGTCGATGCGTTCCGTGTCACCGGACTGGTAGCGGCCCACGACATCGCGCAGGTGGTCCCGAGCGTCACCACGGACGGAAAATTGACGGTGTGGTTCAAGGTTGGTGGCCGACACGAGCCGGTCGCGACTCGGCTGGTGATCGGTCAGGGGGACCCCGCATCGCAATCCGTGCTCGATGTGACGGTCAGCGACGTCAACCGCCCCGTCCATGTCGCCGATCCCCGCAGCTAG
- a CDS encoding SCP2 sterol-binding domain-containing protein, producing MDDITEIDPEQVSPGEFKNLITSTSDEQLRAALADPDLRSAMFDTVFTRMPDRLSVEEARGVDATVLWRVGQTPDEWLVTIRDGACTVTKATAGVKPTVSLTLGDVLFLRLLSGQASGTKAMLSGKLRVKGDLLFARRVEKLFNTD from the coding sequence ATGGACGACATCACCGAGATCGACCCCGAGCAAGTCTCACCGGGTGAGTTCAAGAACCTCATCACCAGTACCTCCGATGAACAGCTGCGCGCCGCGCTGGCTGACCCGGACTTACGAAGCGCCATGTTCGACACCGTTTTCACGCGCATGCCGGACCGATTGAGTGTCGAGGAGGCACGCGGGGTCGACGCCACTGTGCTGTGGCGAGTAGGACAGACACCCGACGAGTGGCTGGTGACGATTCGCGACGGTGCGTGCACCGTGACGAAGGCGACGGCAGGTGTCAAACCGACGGTGTCGTTGACGCTGGGCGATGTGCTGTTCCTGCGATTACTGTCCGGGCAGGCGTCGGGAACGAAAGCAATGCTTTCTGGCAAGCTGCGCGTCAAGGGTGACCTACTGTTCGCCAGGCGAGTGGAGAAGCTGTTCAACACGGATTAG
- a CDS encoding enoyl-CoA hydratase-related protein, translating into MSDAVLFDPRGDGIAVITLNRPETRNCLATDVRAGLAAAWDRFERDPALRIAILTGAGDQAFCAGGDLKEMVETGMRVPPRDMFALPYDTIELSKPTIAAVNGVAYAGGWMIAQACDLCVASTTARFAITEVKVGRSAPWAAPLIHMIPQRVMMEILLTGKPITAHRAYEIGLVNRLAEPSELLATALELAAEVLAGAPLSVRAARETVMLSTEMGRSAALQAARHAAEYCYHSEDAQEGPRAFAEKRSPRWHGR; encoded by the coding sequence ATGAGCGACGCCGTGCTCTTCGACCCCCGCGGCGATGGCATCGCCGTGATCACGCTGAACCGACCGGAGACCCGCAACTGCCTGGCCACCGATGTGCGCGCGGGACTGGCTGCGGCCTGGGACCGGTTCGAGCGAGATCCGGCCCTGCGCATCGCAATTCTCACCGGTGCCGGTGACCAGGCATTCTGCGCGGGCGGCGATCTGAAGGAGATGGTGGAAACCGGTATGCGGGTGCCGCCGCGCGATATGTTCGCGCTCCCGTACGACACGATCGAGCTGTCCAAACCCACCATCGCGGCGGTCAATGGCGTTGCCTACGCGGGCGGCTGGATGATCGCCCAGGCCTGCGATCTGTGTGTCGCGAGCACCACCGCGCGCTTCGCGATCACGGAGGTCAAGGTGGGCCGGAGCGCGCCGTGGGCGGCACCGCTGATTCATATGATCCCGCAGCGGGTCATGATGGAAATCCTGCTCACCGGCAAGCCGATCACCGCCCACCGCGCCTATGAGATCGGTCTGGTCAATCGCCTCGCCGAACCATCCGAATTGCTGGCGACCGCACTCGAGTTGGCCGCCGAAGTTCTCGCGGGCGCACCGCTGTCGGTGCGGGCGGCCCGGGAAACGGTGATGCTCTCCACTGAGATGGGTCGTTCGGCCGCTCTGCAAGCCGCACGGCACGCGGCCGAATACTGCTACCACAGCGAAGATGCGCAGGAGGGTCCGCGAGCATTTGCCGAAAAGCGTTCCCCGCGGTGGCACGGACGATGA
- a CDS encoding acetyl-CoA hydrolase/transferase family protein, with translation MKIISDTDLDVREFLRPGDRIVIGQACGEPTTLIEALIAGGGDIGGLSAFIATSFSGLFTARATQSFSLSSMGAIGALRALADAHRLSVIPCHVSQVAALIEDGIIGCNVAFIQVGPADARGNHSFGLISDYVRAAVARARVVVAEVNEQVPWTHGELLSAAEIDYAVTVSRPPVRVPPARIGATDTAIAEHAAAFIEDGSVVQTGVGAVPDAILRLLHDRRDLGVHSGMIGDGLVDLVEAGVVTNARKRIDRGVSITGALIGTERLYEFAHRNLGIRMCPTSYTHNPEVLARLDKLVTINSALEVDLTGQVNAEQSGSAYLGGTGGQVDFVRAGTRSPGGHSIIVLPATAKGGTISRITVGLAGPVTTARSDVDVIVTEFGAAELRGRTLAERARRLIAIVHPDFREDLARAAHAIAQRGF, from the coding sequence ATGAAGATCATCTCCGACACCGACCTGGATGTGCGCGAATTCCTGCGTCCCGGCGATCGCATCGTCATAGGTCAGGCCTGCGGCGAGCCGACCACCCTGATCGAGGCGCTGATCGCGGGCGGCGGCGATATCGGCGGGCTGTCGGCATTCATCGCGACCAGCTTCTCCGGTCTGTTCACCGCTCGAGCGACGCAAAGCTTTTCGCTGTCGAGCATGGGCGCGATCGGTGCGCTGCGCGCGCTGGCCGACGCACACCGGCTCAGCGTGATCCCATGCCATGTCAGCCAGGTTGCCGCGCTCATCGAGGACGGGATCATCGGCTGTAACGTGGCCTTTATTCAGGTCGGCCCGGCGGATGCGCGCGGCAACCACAGCTTCGGCTTGATCAGCGATTATGTCCGCGCGGCCGTGGCGCGGGCCCGGGTGGTGGTCGCGGAGGTCAACGAGCAGGTGCCGTGGACCCACGGCGAACTGCTGTCCGCAGCCGAAATCGACTACGCCGTAACGGTTTCGCGGCCGCCGGTGCGGGTGCCGCCCGCGCGCATCGGTGCGACCGACACGGCCATCGCCGAGCACGCTGCCGCGTTCATCGAGGATGGATCGGTTGTGCAGACCGGAGTCGGAGCGGTGCCGGATGCCATCCTGCGCCTGCTGCACGACCGCCGCGATCTCGGCGTGCATTCCGGCATGATCGGTGACGGGCTGGTCGATCTGGTCGAGGCCGGTGTTGTCACCAATGCGCGCAAGCGTATCGACCGGGGCGTGTCGATCACCGGCGCCCTGATCGGCACCGAGCGACTGTACGAATTCGCCCACCGCAACCTCGGTATCCGCATGTGCCCGACGTCGTACACCCACAATCCGGAAGTGCTTGCCCGACTGGACAAGTTGGTGACGATCAACTCTGCGCTGGAGGTCGATCTCACCGGCCAGGTGAACGCGGAGCAGAGCGGTTCGGCCTACCTCGGCGGTACCGGCGGTCAGGTGGACTTCGTGCGCGCCGGGACGCGGTCGCCGGGTGGGCATTCCATCATCGTGCTGCCCGCGACCGCCAAAGGCGGCACCATCAGCCGGATCACGGTCGGTCTCGCGGGCCCGGTCACTACCGCGCGCAGCGATGTGGACGTGATCGTCACCGAATTCGGCGCGGCCGAACTGCGCGGCCGGACCCTGGCCGAGCGTGCACGTCGCCTGATCGCCATCGTCCACCCCGACTTTCGAGAAGACCTGGCGCGCGCCGCCCACGCCATTGCCCAGAGAGGATTCTGA
- a CDS encoding CoA transferase, with the protein MERSGPLSGVRVVDLTAMVMGPYCTQIMADMGADVIKVEPPAGDNTRYISVGPESGMGGVFVNVNRGKRSAVLDLRSADGRSVLRELIRTADVFIHSMRAKAIADLGFDYAAVAALNPSIVYTNCYGYGRRGPDANLTAYDDTIQAECGLPFVQEQLTGAPGYVGTIMADKVAGLTALYATVMALFHRERTGAGQEVEVAMFETMAAFVLVEHANGALFDPPLGAAVYPRAVAPNRKPYRTADGYISALVYNDKQWSAFIDAVQPSWASAEFATLEQRARRIDTVYALLGETFRERSTGEWLELLRSLDIPAAPVRTLDELFDNPHLRAADFFEIVESPYGAVRFPGPPTWFSRTPGRVAGPAPRLGEHTAEIVRELGAAGEARA; encoded by the coding sequence ATGGAACGTTCGGGTCCGTTGTCCGGGGTGCGAGTCGTGGATCTCACGGCAATGGTGATGGGGCCCTACTGCACTCAGATCATGGCCGATATGGGGGCGGACGTGATCAAGGTCGAACCCCCGGCCGGGGACAACACCCGCTACATCTCGGTCGGACCCGAATCGGGTATGGGTGGGGTGTTCGTCAACGTGAACCGCGGTAAGCGCAGTGCGGTGCTGGACCTGCGCTCTGCGGACGGAAGGTCCGTACTGCGTGAATTAATCCGCACCGCAGATGTTTTCATCCATTCGATGCGCGCCAAGGCGATCGCTGATCTCGGCTTCGACTACGCCGCGGTCGCCGCGCTGAATCCGTCGATCGTCTACACCAATTGCTACGGTTACGGCCGCCGCGGACCGGATGCGAATCTCACCGCCTACGACGACACCATCCAAGCCGAATGTGGCCTGCCGTTCGTGCAGGAGCAATTGACCGGTGCGCCAGGCTATGTCGGCACCATCATGGCCGACAAGGTGGCCGGCCTGACAGCGCTGTATGCCACCGTCATGGCGCTTTTCCATCGCGAGCGGACCGGTGCGGGCCAAGAGGTGGAGGTCGCCATGTTCGAGACCATGGCGGCGTTCGTATTGGTCGAGCATGCCAACGGCGCGCTGTTCGACCCGCCATTGGGTGCCGCGGTGTATCCCCGTGCGGTGGCACCGAACCGGAAGCCGTACCGCACCGCCGACGGCTATATTTCCGCGCTGGTGTACAACGACAAGCAGTGGTCCGCCTTCATCGATGCCGTGCAACCATCTTGGGCGAGTGCGGAATTCGCCACACTCGAACAGCGGGCCCGCCGGATCGATACCGTCTATGCGCTACTCGGTGAAACCTTCCGGGAACGTTCGACGGGGGAGTGGCTGGAATTACTGCGGTCCCTCGATATTCCCGCCGCGCCGGTCCGCACCCTCGACGAACTGTTCGACAATCCGCACCTACGCGCGGCCGATTTCTTCGAGATAGTCGAATCTCCCTATGGCGCAGTGCGTTTCCCCGGTCCGCCGACCTGGTTCTCGCGGACACCCGGTCGTGTCGCGGGTCCGGCGCCCCGGCTCGGTGAGCACACCGCCGAAATCGTCCGCGAGCTCGGTGCGGCGGGGGAGGCACGCGCATGA
- a CDS encoding class I adenylate-forming enzyme family protein, translating into MESSIARVLDTALATRPDAPAIEAASGIWSYAELDDQARRAAGALWSLGVRPGDRVAACLPNDLTIVAAFHGAQRIGAVWAGIGEALSESEQQDLYELCEPTVVLAGPRCRLTAPECVDSRRWAQLIARPEAAPAVDPDIDAPAAIAFTSGTSGRPKAVVHSQRNLLLPGAALVTTRGWGPDLRKGDSFPLTILNLMVLSTLLTAQAGGCAVIMDRRDVDGVAEWIATRRVTVWNGAPAQLFDLAGRPELDLSSLREVWSGGSDTPDQLRMAFAAAHGVVPRATYGLTEAPTVVSIDPADGAWRPGSSGRVLPQYDVAAYDEGQRLPAGELGELGLCATTAGPWAHRWRPMLGYWESGGLRSLESGPIATGDIGTVDDEGWLTVLDRKKLVIIRGGANVYPLEVERVIGSHPDVAKVAVCPVPDDRLGQRVAALIESASNAVDFGALTDLCRTTLAGYKVPEIWCRVDTLPVNAMGKIDRTRLVELVDRHRSIGETR; encoded by the coding sequence GTGGAAAGTAGCATCGCGCGGGTCCTCGACACCGCGCTTGCCACCCGCCCGGACGCGCCCGCGATCGAGGCGGCCTCGGGTATCTGGTCGTATGCGGAACTCGACGACCAGGCGCGGCGGGCGGCGGGCGCACTGTGGTCGCTCGGTGTGCGCCCCGGCGATCGGGTGGCCGCCTGTCTGCCCAACGATCTGACGATCGTCGCGGCTTTCCATGGCGCGCAACGGATCGGTGCGGTGTGGGCCGGCATCGGTGAGGCGCTGTCCGAGAGCGAACAACAAGATCTCTACGAGCTTTGTGAACCGACGGTCGTACTCGCGGGCCCGCGGTGCCGGTTGACGGCGCCGGAGTGCGTCGACAGCCGACGCTGGGCACAGCTCATCGCTCGGCCCGAGGCGGCTCCAGCGGTCGACCCCGATATCGACGCACCTGCCGCGATCGCCTTCACCAGTGGCACATCCGGGCGACCGAAGGCCGTCGTGCACAGCCAGCGCAATCTGCTGCTGCCGGGCGCCGCGCTGGTCACGACCCGCGGCTGGGGACCCGACCTGCGCAAGGGCGACAGCTTCCCGCTGACGATCCTCAACCTGATGGTGTTGTCCACCCTGCTCACCGCACAGGCCGGTGGTTGCGCGGTGATCATGGATCGCCGCGATGTCGACGGGGTGGCGGAGTGGATCGCCACGCGCCGGGTGACGGTCTGGAACGGTGCTCCCGCACAGCTTTTCGATCTGGCCGGGCGTCCGGAGTTGGATCTGAGCTCGCTACGGGAGGTGTGGAGCGGCGGCAGCGACACTCCGGACCAGTTGCGGATGGCCTTCGCCGCCGCGCACGGTGTCGTGCCGCGGGCCACCTATGGCCTCACCGAAGCACCGACGGTGGTGTCGATCGACCCCGCCGACGGCGCTTGGCGGCCGGGCTCGAGCGGCCGGGTGCTGCCGCAGTACGACGTCGCGGCCTACGACGAGGGCCAACGCCTACCCGCGGGCGAACTCGGCGAACTGGGGCTGTGCGCGACCACGGCCGGGCCGTGGGCGCATCGGTGGCGGCCAATGCTCGGATACTGGGAGTCCGGTGGTCTCCGGTCACTCGAATCCGGCCCGATCGCTACCGGTGATATCGGGACCGTCGACGACGAGGGGTGGCTGACGGTGCTGGATCGCAAGAAGCTGGTGATCATCCGGGGCGGGGCCAATGTCTACCCGCTGGAAGTGGAGCGGGTCATCGGAAGCCATCCGGATGTGGCCAAGGTCGCGGTGTGCCCGGTACCCGACGACCGACTCGGGCAGCGCGTTGCCGCATTGATCGAATCAGCCAGTAATGCAGTCGATTTCGGGGCTCTCACCGATCTGTGCCGGACGACGCTCGCCGGTTACAAGGTGCCGGAGATCTGGTGCCGGGTCGATACCCTGCCGGTCAATGCCATGGGGAAGATCGACCGGACCCGCCTCGTCGAGCTCGTCGACCGGCACCGGAGCATCGGGGAGACCAGGTGA
- a CDS encoding SDR family NAD(P)-dependent oxidoreductase, whose protein sequence is MFGLDGRVAIVTGASSGLGAAAAQSLASLGARVAVVARRHDRLAELAKRIDGIAVAGDLSDLERVDGVVSSVVEQMGPPEILVNAAGNRFTTERAESEALDDVRDTVDLNLLAPFVLAQQVFPHMRAVGRGAIVNVSSISGRVGIPGIPQASYAAAKAGLSGLTAELAVQWARYSIRVNTVAPGFFRSEITDSLYDSERGAEYLRRNTPLPQQASADDIVGAIVWLVGDAASYVTGQTIVVDGGWTAR, encoded by the coding sequence ATGTTCGGTCTCGACGGCAGGGTCGCGATCGTCACCGGCGCCTCGTCCGGCCTCGGCGCGGCGGCGGCGCAATCGCTGGCATCGTTGGGTGCGCGGGTAGCGGTGGTCGCCCGCAGGCACGACCGGCTGGCCGAACTCGCGAAGCGCATCGACGGCATCGCCGTCGCAGGCGACCTGTCCGATCTCGAGCGCGTCGACGGCGTGGTGTCGTCCGTGGTCGAGCAAATGGGTCCACCGGAGATTCTGGTCAATGCCGCCGGAAACCGGTTCACCACCGAACGCGCCGAATCCGAGGCGCTCGATGATGTGCGCGACACCGTGGATCTCAATCTGCTTGCACCATTTGTGTTGGCGCAGCAGGTATTTCCACATATGCGCGCCGTCGGCCGCGGCGCGATTGTCAACGTCTCGTCGATCAGCGGCCGCGTCGGCATCCCCGGCATCCCGCAGGCGTCCTACGCGGCGGCCAAGGCGGGCCTGTCGGGCCTGACCGCCGAACTGGCGGTGCAGTGGGCACGGTATTCGATCCGGGTGAACACCGTCGCGCCCGGCTTTTTCCGCAGCGAGATCACCGACTCGCTCTACGACAGCGAGCGCGGCGCCGAATATCTCCGCCGCAATACCCCACTACCCCAGCAAGCGAGCGCCGACGACATCGTCGGCGCCATCGTGTGGCTCGTCGGCGATGCCGCGAGCTACGTCACCGGTCAGACCATCGTCGTCGACGGCGGCTGGACCGCGCGATGA
- a CDS encoding MDR family oxidoreductase gives MFSALLIEKDEAGQSVSPTRLDESRLPDGNVTVEVAYSTLNYKDALAITGASPVVRKFPMVPGIDFAGVVTASTHSAWATGDNVVLNGWGVGETHWGGLAQRARVDGDWLVPLPAVFTARQAMAIGTAGYTASLCVNGLWDHGVRPDQGEILVTGATGGVGSVAVALLAKAGFTVAAATGKTAEVDYLQQLGAATVVDRAELTAGGKPLQKERWAGVVDAVGSHTLANACAQTRYGGAVAACGLAGGMDFPSTVAPFILRGVTLLGIDSVQATEQRRLAAWSRLSRDLDPAALEAITREIALGDAIVSAGQLIAGTVRGRIVVDVNR, from the coding sequence ATGTTTTCCGCACTGCTGATCGAGAAGGATGAAGCCGGGCAATCAGTTTCGCCGACCAGGTTGGACGAGAGCCGCCTGCCAGACGGAAACGTCACCGTCGAGGTCGCCTACTCCACACTGAATTACAAGGATGCCCTGGCCATTACCGGCGCATCGCCGGTGGTCCGCAAGTTCCCGATGGTGCCCGGTATCGATTTCGCGGGTGTCGTCACGGCGAGCACCCACAGTGCGTGGGCGACCGGCGACAACGTCGTGCTCAACGGGTGGGGTGTCGGCGAAACCCATTGGGGCGGTTTGGCGCAGCGCGCCAGAGTCGACGGGGATTGGCTGGTGCCGCTGCCCGCCGTATTCACCGCCCGGCAAGCGATGGCCATCGGCACAGCCGGTTATACGGCGAGCCTGTGTGTGAACGGGTTGTGGGACCACGGCGTGCGGCCGGACCAGGGCGAAATCCTGGTGACCGGCGCGACGGGCGGTGTCGGCAGTGTCGCGGTCGCCCTGCTGGCGAAGGCGGGCTTCACCGTGGCCGCAGCGACGGGCAAGACCGCGGAGGTCGACTATCTACAGCAACTCGGTGCCGCGACCGTGGTGGACCGGGCCGAACTCACGGCCGGCGGCAAGCCGCTGCAAAAGGAACGCTGGGCGGGTGTCGTCGATGCCGTCGGCAGTCACACCCTGGCAAATGCCTGCGCCCAGACCAGATACGGCGGCGCGGTCGCCGCGTGCGGTCTCGCCGGGGGCATGGACTTTCCGTCGACGGTCGCACCGTTCATTCTGCGCGGGGTAACTCTGTTGGGCATCGACAGCGTGCAGGCGACCGAACAGCGGCGTCTCGCGGCCTGGAGCCGCCTGTCGCGCGATCTGGATCCGGCTGCGCTGGAAGCCATCACCCGCGAGATCGCGCTGGGGGATGCGATCGTTTCCGCGGGTCAGCTCATAGCAGGCACGGTGCGTGGCCGCATCGTCGTCGATGTCAATCGGTAA
- a CDS encoding FAS1-like dehydratase domain-containing protein gives MSAKATPEPDVIELDLSDVEPRVGQPIGGGQLWEPCSASDIRRWVMAMDYPNPLHWDHEFAGESRYGGIIAPQSIAVALDYGHGCAPACVGRIPGSHLIFGGEEWWFYGAAVRPGDKLLQERRFHDYKVVQTKFAGPTMFQRGDTTHRNQHGTLVARERSTSIRYLAAEANKRGMYENQVGEVKRWSELELNEIAVLRHEWLMSNRLGISPHFDEVEVGDTLPRRVLGPHSIASFTTEYRAFLFNIWGTFGWVTPEGVEDPWVYQDPGWTEGFAFDEEGAKIDPRKRDGLYVGPSRGHIDGDKAGAVGMARAYGYGATMGAWCTDYLAYWAGNDGLVRHIKSDFRGPAFEGDVTYFDAEIIGKEAMSTWGVPLIQIKLRLTNQDGGVLVDSTAEVELPL, from the coding sequence GTGAGCGCCAAGGCAACCCCCGAACCCGATGTCATCGAACTCGACCTGTCCGACGTGGAACCCCGTGTCGGACAACCGATCGGCGGTGGACAATTGTGGGAGCCGTGCAGTGCCTCCGACATTCGCCGCTGGGTGATGGCGATGGATTATCCCAATCCGCTGCACTGGGACCACGAATTCGCCGGGGAGTCCCGCTACGGCGGCATCATCGCACCGCAATCCATCGCGGTGGCCCTGGATTACGGACATGGCTGCGCACCCGCGTGCGTCGGACGCATCCCGGGCAGCCATCTGATCTTCGGCGGCGAGGAGTGGTGGTTCTACGGCGCCGCCGTGCGGCCGGGCGATAAGTTGCTCCAGGAGCGGCGTTTTCACGACTACAAGGTGGTCCAGACGAAATTCGCCGGGCCGACCATGTTCCAGCGCGGCGACACCACCCATCGCAACCAGCACGGCACCCTGGTGGCGCGCGAACGGTCCACCTCCATCCGGTATCTCGCCGCCGAGGCGAACAAGCGCGGCATGTACGAGAATCAGGTCGGCGAGGTAAAGCGCTGGAGCGAGCTGGAATTGAACGAAATCGCCGTCCTGCGCCATGAATGGTTGATGTCGAATCGCCTCGGTATTTCACCGCATTTCGACGAGGTCGAGGTGGGCGATACGCTGCCGAGGCGGGTGCTCGGACCGCACAGCATCGCCAGCTTCACCACCGAATACCGGGCCTTCCTGTTCAATATCTGGGGCACGTTCGGCTGGGTGACGCCCGAGGGCGTCGAGGATCCGTGGGTCTACCAGGATCCGGGCTGGACCGAGGGGTTCGCCTTCGACGAGGAGGGCGCCAAGATCGATCCGCGCAAGCGCGACGGTCTGTATGTCGGTCCGTCGCGCGGCCATATCGACGGTGACAAGGCGGGTGCGGTCGGCATGGCACGCGCCTACGGCTACGGCGCGACCATGGGCGCTTGGTGCACCGACTACCTGGCGTACTGGGCGGGCAACGACGGTCTGGTGCGCCACATCAAATCGGATTTCCGTGGACCGGCCTTCGAAGGCGATGTGACCTATTTCGACGCCGAGATCATCGGCAAGGAGGCCATGTCCACGTGGGGCGTGCCGCTGATCCAGATCAAGCTGCGACTGACCAATCAGGACGGCGGTGTGCTGGTGGACAGCACCGCCGAGGTCGAACTGCCGTTGTGA